One window of Mycoplasmopsis gallopavonis genomic DNA carries:
- a CDS encoding ABC transporter permease, which produces MNKLTEYLRKSYIYIILLLVYIPLVFAVIFSFNEKSPKGEFNPYYTPFTIENYLEFLQNDRLKALVNTFLLAIIVSILVVSLSLVTVYSLYRQKNKNLKRFVQGTSNIPLINPDNITAIGLVLVFGIFIGVISTEDEGFMRLIVAHTIMALPYGIMLMLPRSEKFNNNLYEASQDLGHSKFRSWMKTYLVYMIPSIIMVVIVSSVLSFDDFIIARTVSNTSTLGTKLYEGAFEPWGLVLGSIVLFITIIGNVIYTIAKSRRKA; this is translated from the coding sequence ATGAATAAATTAACAGAATACTTGCGTAAATCTTATATTTACATCATTTTATTATTAGTTTATATTCCTCTTGTTTTTGCAGTCATATTTAGTTTTAATGAAAAATCTCCAAAGGGTGAATTTAATCCATATTACACACCTTTTACAATTGAAAATTACTTAGAATTTTTACAAAACGATCGTTTAAAAGCGTTAGTTAATACTTTTTTACTTGCGATTATTGTAAGTATTCTTGTTGTATCACTTAGTCTTGTGACTGTTTATTCACTTTATCGTCAAAAGAATAAAAATTTAAAAAGATTTGTTCAAGGTACTTCAAATATTCCATTAATTAATCCAGACAACATTACAGCAATTGGACTTGTTCTTGTTTTTGGAATTTTCATCGGTGTAATCAGCACAGAAGATGAAGGTTTCATGCGTCTAATTGTAGCTCACACAATTATGGCACTTCCTTACGGAATTATGCTAATGCTTCCACGAAGCGAGAAATTCAACAACAATTTATACGAGGCTTCACAAGATTTAGGACATTCAAAATTCCGTTCTTGAATGAAGACTTATTTGGTTTACATGATTCCAAGTATTATTATGGTTGTAATTGTTTCATCAGTATTAAGTTTTGATGACTTTATTATTGCTAGAACAGTTTCAAATACTTCAACACTTGGAACTAAATTATATGAGGGAGCTTTCGAGCCTTGAGGTCTTGTTCTTGGTTCAATCGTATTATTCATTACTATTATTGGTAATGTGATTTATACAATTGCAAAATCAAGAAGAAAGGCATAA